Part of the Citrus sinensis cultivar Valencia sweet orange chromosome 2, DVS_A1.0, whole genome shotgun sequence genome, GTTAATAGATGTTGACGCAGATTTCTGGGTCAACTagagaattaatttataggAAAATTTACACTCATCCACCtgtttgttttgtattttttaaaaatacacaaatattttttttttgcagcgCGCCACCTGAAGTTTGTTTTTTGTTGCATTCATCCACTTCCGTCAAAATTTCGTTAGTGGATTTAACGGAATGTTAACGAAATGACCTttttacccctcaaaattataatttaacccaaaataaatagaaattggagataaattggatggatttaatttttttcaaaggtggatgctagaaattggaggaaaatagtgtttgttgcttgctaaatttagaaaatttgtatttatttttttgaaagacaaaaaaataaatacaaattttctaaatttagcaagtaataaacactatttttctctaaaaaaataaatacaaattttttaaatttagcaagcaacaaacattattttcttccaatttctagcatccacctttgaaaaaaattaaatccatctaatttatctctaatttctatttattttgggttaaattataattttgaaggGTAAAAAGGTCATTCCGTTAAATTCACTAACGGAAATTAGACGGAAGTGGACGAATGcaacaaaaagtaaacttCAGGTGGCgcgctgaaaaaaaaagtgtttgtgtatttttgaaaaaggcaaaacaaACAGGTGGACGGTTGTAAATTTTCCTAATTTATATGTGGGCGATATAATAAAAAGACACAAAGAATTAACGTGGTTCAGCCTTTaacctacgtccacgggcgaagaaagataaatattttattaagatcACATTTACAACTcaactctctctctttttgctattttttttcgGTGCCTTACACTATGAGAGGCCTCTACTTTCATACTATTCTatagataaaatcattttctaactTAAACTCTATCTAACTCTCCTCAATCCTctaggattttaattatagaataTTTATACCTTTTTACGGGTTGTATCCATGTCAGACTCTATTTAATTTGCTTATGGACCAATTAATGTCCTACTATTGtcgactttttattttgttggggCTTGATTCAACGACAACTCTTCTATTTAGACTTGGCTTTTCATGTGCGGcccataatttaaaattgggTCAAGGGCCCCCATGGACCCATTAGATTTGTCATCTTCCACTCTTGGGCCCCATTCCTGGGGACCATAGTTCTACTGCTCCCCATTTTTTGGGGAGCATAATTCCTACTCTTCATTTTTGGGAAAGCATGGTTCTGCTGTTCCCCATCCTTAGGGGAGCATGGTTCTATTGCTCCCCATTCTTGAGAAAGCATGTTGCTCCCCATTCTTAGGAGAGCATGGTTCTGCTGCTCCTTACTTTTGGACAGTATAATTCCTACTCTTTATTCCTATGAAAGTATCACTTTTGTCTTCCTGACTATGTAGGTGCATCactttttactttattgattattttatttttttttataacaatagAATAGTAAAaaagtgatattttttaaattttaggtaAATAgctgtaaaaaataaaaaaaaaattgatgtacttttaataaaatgcgAAATATCAAATGATCGGTGGATatttaacatatattttatgattACTGAATGCATAATCAATGGCGATGGCAAAACTAAACTAATCAAAGGCAAGGTAGAGGTGGGTAGGTCCTCtcccaattaaaaattaggtaGGGGCAGGCATCTCCCTCTTTGGTTTCTGGATGGAGCAAATATGTCTCAAACCTTTGTAAGGATAGAAATTTGAACTGTGATTTAAGTTACTTATTCTAgacaattataaatatcaataaatttctatATCAATACTTATCATTAACTCTAAAagcaaagggaaaaaaaaaaaaaagggaggaggaggaggggCAGGCAGAGGCTGTTGGCACCGCAGGCAGCGCCGTGCTAATCCATAATGATGTTACGTACTTTCATGGACCAGGAGCAAGGAGTTATAAAGTAAAAGGCCGAGCCCAGGCTCATTTCGTGTAGTCAGATGCATAGATAATAGATAAGATTTTGCCTCGGCGGGGTCTCTGTCAAACTCGAAACACATGGCCTCGCGTGACACTACATACCAGCACCGCCAATATAAATTCCCATGTTTTTCTATCCACTAGCTCCACGTATGTACAGTGCAACAGTAAATCCGTCCAGTGTCTGCCATATGGAGCTGCCTACGCCTAATTCTCTTCTGTCTCGCTGCTCCTCCCAAATCAAAAATCAAGAACAAAGCAAAGTTGCTAAGCCATGGCTCTTTCAAAATCCAAACGAGAAGTAGAAGAAGAAGccagtaataataataatctggGCACAGCAGGGGAACCCAACAGAAACACCAACAGCCcatcaaaatatcattctCTCCTGTTAACCTTAAAAAAGTGCCACACTTAACGGACTACCTTCAGCTTGAAAACCTCAAAACTTACACCAACCCGCTTGATCAAAATCGTTTCTTTCACCCTTCTCACGGTTTCTACGTATCACCTTCAGACGTGATTCTACGTCAGATTGTTTACGACCTTTCTTCTGCTTGTGGAGCCTTCTCTGATTCCGATCCCCGTGTCCACGTGGCATACCATAGAGCTGGTCCACGTAAGCAGATCTTCTTTGAACCCAAAAACACTCGGGCTGCTATTGTTACCTGTGGCGGACTTTGTCCTGGGTTGAATACTGTTATAAGGGAGTTGGTGGTGGGCTTGTGGGAATTGTATGGAGTTAGGCAAATTTTGGGAATACAAGCTGGCTACAGAGGGTTTTATTCAACTACAAGAAACCCCCTTGTGTTGAACCCCAAGATGGTTCGTGGATGGCATAAGCTTGGAGGCACTGTCCTTGAAACCTCTAGGGGTGGCTTTGATCTCCATCAAATTGTTGATGCTATTCAAACCAACGCCTTTAATCAGGTCACCGTTTTTCTGTCTCTGAACATTTCATCTCTCATTTTTCCCTGGATGTTTAACTGCCCTTTCTAATTCTACCATTCTGGAATATTGCAGCACCAAGCAagcatattattatttatttcttcctTTCGTTAATTGCATTCTATAGATTGGATGATTCTAATATTCTagtgattttatttcaattccaaCTTTTGTGGTTTGTAATCAATAATAACTAAGATACTTCATCACTTGAGAAAGTCCAAATGATGGTATGATCTAGAGTGAGGTGAACATGAAGGATGATCACTGTTGTTTGTAATGTATCTCAAAGATGTGAAGGGTTAGTTctgaatgaattttattataggcttatgaaattatcaaaatgaTGTTGAAATGATAGAGTTTATTGTCTCAAGTATTGGTGAATTTCCTTCTCCTGTGTCTTTCGGTTCCATCTTCATCTTGCCTACAGCCTATGGGTACTCTAGACCAGATTACATGGTTTTCTTACTGCTTTAGTTCCTCTTTTGGCCTGCCATCTGTTAGGTGTGATATTCAGACCTTCCTCCAATCTCACTTTCTTCAGGTCTTGAAATGTTCTAGAATGTATGAACCagcaaattttaatttgttgtatTTCTGCCATTCAAACCCTGGTCCCCTAAATTGTATGCTAGAAGGCTACTGTTTATTGCACTTGTTATTCAACTCAACATCTCCATACATATGAGCAGGTGTACATCATAGGTGGAGATGGCACAATGCGTGGGGCTGTAGaaatttttgatgaaattcaacgcagaaaaataaatgttggagttgttgGAATTCCAAAAACAGTTGACAATGATGTGGGCATTATTGATCGATCATTTGGATTTCAGACAGCAGTAGAAATGGCTCAACAGGCAATCAGTGCAGCTCACGTTGAGGCAGAGAGTGCGGTTAATGGTATTGGCCTGGTGAAGCTAATGGGTCGGAGCACAGGGCACATAGCCCTCCATGCTACATTGAGCAGCCGCGATGTAGATTGCTGTCTTATTCCGGAAATGGAATTTTACTTAGAAGGAAAGGGAGGGCTGGTTGAATTCCTGGATAATCGACTAAAAGAGAATGGGCATGCGGTGTTGGTTGTTGCTGAGGGAGCAGGACAGAATATGATTCCGAGAACTGCTGCCCAGACAGAAGAGAGGGATGAATCTGGAAACCTGGTTTTTTTAGATGTTGGTAGCTGGTTGAAGACAGAGCTGAAGAAATGGTGGGCTAGAGACCACCCGGGCAAGTTGTTTACAGTAAAGTACATAGATCCTACATACATGATACGTGCTGTTCCAGCAAATGCTACAGATAACTTATATTGCACACTTCTTGCACACTCAGCTATACATGGTGTTATGGCAGGGTACACCGGGTTTGTAAGTGGTCCTATAAATGGCAACTATGCTTATATTCCATTGGAAGATGTGGCACAAGCTACGAACGCAGTTAACACGAAGGACCACAAATGGGCATGGGTCAGAACTGTCACCAATCAGCCAGATTTTGTCAAGAGCTAAATGTTTGAGCTATACCATATTTAACGAGGATCTTCACCAAGATCTAGTGGTTTCTTTTATACATGCatctgaatttatttttctaaaaatttccGGTGCAATTACTTGTTTGTACTTCACAGAAAGTTTGATGCTAAACTGGGAGATTCCCGGgctcttctttctttaattctagCGTGAATTTGATTGCCACTCTATATATATGAGGATTTAGTTGAAACAAACAGCAGAGTAGGAAATGAGCGGAGCGGCTGTCATGGTTGAAATATGTCAACAATTTTTGCTATATATAGAGGCTTCTTGTCACAGCCGAGCCAACCAAGCAAGAACATAGCAGTCGAAAAGTAAATGCTtgacc contains:
- the LOC102624074 gene encoding ATP-dependent 6-phosphofructokinase 2 — translated: SGHSRGTQQKHQQPIKISFSPVNLKKVPHLTDYLQLENLKTYTNPLDQNRFFHPSHGFYVSPSDVILRQIVYDLSSACGAFSDSDPRVHVAYHRAGPRKQIFFEPKNTRAAIVTCGGLCPGLNTVIRELVVGLWELYGVRQILGIQAGYRGFYSTTRNPLVLNPKMVRGWHKLGGTVLETSRGGFDLHQIVDAIQTNAFNQVYIIGGDGTMRGAVEIFDEIQRRKINVGVVGIPKTVDNDVGIIDRSFGFQTAVEMAQQAISAAHVEAESAVNGIGLVKLMGRSTGHIALHATLSSRDVDCCLIPEMEFYLEGKGGLVEFLDNRLKENGHAVLVVAEGAGQNMIPRTAAQTEERDESGNLVFLDVGSWLKTELKKWWARDHPGKLFTVKYIDPTYMIRAVPANATDNLYCTLLAHSAIHGVMAGYTGFVSGPINGNYAYIPLEDVAQATNAVNTKDHKWAWVRTVTNQPDFVKS